The genomic DNA TTGCAGCTTCTTGGTGAGCTGAAGTTCCGTACTAGCTACGGCCAGAACGTGCTTAAGCACTCTACCGAAATGGCGCACATGGCTGGGATCTTGGCCGAGCAGCTTGGCGCTAACGTCAAGACAGCTAAGTATGCAGCTCTTATCCATGACATGGGCAAGGCTCTCACTCACAAAATGGAAGGCAAACACCACCACATTAGTGGTGAAATGGCTCGTAAATACGGCGTGCCAGAAGAAGTTGCGCAAGCAGCCGAGCAACATCACGATGACGTTGAGGCCACAAGTGTCGAAGCTGTAATTATTCGAGTAGTCGACGCGATTAGTGCTTCCCGCCCTGGTGCAAGGAACATCAGTGCCGAAAACTTCGCTGAGCGCATGCGGGATCTTGAAAATACAGCGCTCACTTTTGAAGGTATCGACAAAGCCTATGCCATTAGCGCTGGCCGTGAAGTACGAGTTTTTGTTAAGCCAACCGCGATTGATGATCTTGGAGCAATCAAATTGGCCCGAGATATTGCTACAAAAATTGAGAGTACCATGCAGTATCCTGGTACGATCAAGGTGAATGTCATTCGTGAAACCCGTGCCATAGAGTTCGCCAAGTAGCAGGCTGTAGATATCTGACGGCACACTACTTGATCCACCAAGTAATTTTAACTACAAATCTAGATGAAAAAAATATATTTCATGAGGCATGGGCAAAGTGAAGCAAATGCGGCCAAACTTGTAGCGGGCGGTGGACTGGATAGTCCTTTGACCAGACTAGGAATGGAGCAAGCGGCCAAAGTCGGCCGGCAACTGAAAGACAAAAAATACAGCTGATAGTCAGCTCGCCGATGAAGCGAGCCTACCATAGTGCAGTGGTTCTGGCTAATGAACTGGGCTATCCCGCAGATAAGATAGTTTTGAGTGATTTTTTCAGAGAGAGGCACTTGGGCGATCTGACGGGAAAGCCTCATGACGAGGTTCAGCTCTACTTTGATATAAATGCCACACCACCCGGTGGTGAAAGTACTGAGCAGGTTTATGCGAGAATTATTGAGGGCTTATCATGGCTAAAGACTCTTGAGGCCGATAGGATTTTGGTTGTTAGCCACGGTGGACCGGGTCGAATGCTGCGAGCAATTTATCGTGACGAGCAACATCGGACAATTAATTCATTAGCATCGATCGGCAACGCCGAGTTGCTGGAGGTAGACTTGTGAGCGATTCGCTCAATAGTTTACAGAAGCGCATAGATGACATTCTCCAACAGTACGAGAAGCCTTATTGGGGTCCATTAAGCAATGTCGCGCGACTAGCCGAGGAAGTTGGCGAAGTGGC from Candidatus Saccharibacteria bacterium includes the following:
- a CDS encoding histidine phosphatase family protein, whose translation is MKKIYFMRHGQSEANAAKLVAGGGLDSPLTRLGMEQAAKVGRQLKDKKYS
- a CDS encoding histidine phosphatase family protein — protein: MKRAYHSAVVLANELGYPADKIVLSDFFRERHLGDLTGKPHDEVQLYFDINATPPGGESTEQVYARIIEGLSWLKTLEADRILVVSHGGPGRMLRAIYRDEQHRTINSLASIGNAELLEVDL